In the genome of Porphyrobacter sp. ULC335, one region contains:
- a CDS encoding COQ9 family protein, which yields MTDFSDLTLDELRVALAPDIAASAIFDGWNETALVAAAEMAGADVDVAKLAFPGAKPMDMVEAWITSVDQAMEAEWPAERLATLKIRERIRALVAFRLEAVSHIDEAVRRALAVMAQPQNARRGLKLGWRSADIMWRLAGDTATDYNHYTKRAILAGIYSATLAVFVNDDSEGKADTYAFLDRRIDGVMKFEKAKAQFLGKDRELPSLTRFLGRLRYPAR from the coding sequence ATGACCGATTTTTCCGATCTCACGCTCGACGAACTGCGCGTCGCCCTCGCCCCCGATATCGCGGCCTCTGCGATCTTTGACGGGTGGAACGAAACCGCGCTGGTCGCCGCTGCCGAAATGGCGGGTGCCGACGTCGATGTGGCAAAGCTCGCCTTTCCGGGCGCGAAGCCGATGGACATGGTCGAGGCGTGGATCACCAGCGTCGATCAGGCGATGGAGGCCGAATGGCCGGCAGAACGCCTCGCCACGCTCAAGATCCGTGAACGCATCCGCGCGCTGGTCGCCTTCCGGCTGGAAGCGGTTTCCCATATTGATGAAGCCGTGCGCCGCGCGCTGGCGGTGATGGCACAGCCGCAGAACGCGCGCCGCGGGCTGAAGCTCGGCTGGCGTTCCGCCGACATCATGTGGCGGCTCGCGGGCGACACAGCGACCGATTACAACCACTATACCAAGCGCGCGATCCTCGCGGGCATCTACTCGGCAACGCTGGCGGTGTTCGTGAACGACGATTCCGAGGGCAAGGCCGATACCTATGCCTTCCTCGACCGGCGGATCGACGGCGTGATGAAGTTCGAAAAGGCCAAGGCGCAGTTTCTCGGCAAGGACCGCGAACTGCCGAGCCTGACGCGCTTCCTCGGGCGGCTGCGCTACCCGGCGCGGTAA
- a CDS encoding ankyrin repeat domain-containing protein, producing the protein MALDVLRKLGTRRAIASAIVPALALALAVPAAAQFQSEGYQFLEAVKERDGDKATDMLSKPGTQIVNARDITSGDTGLHVVVARSDVLWIRFLLQRGADPNIRNKKGITPLQLATAMGFADGVEALIKGGATVNVSDQTGETPLIAAVHARNVAMVRLLLEKGADPDHNDNSGRSARDYVTLMSSNTLMLQEFENADKKRAAAGTKKDYGPSF; encoded by the coding sequence TTGGCTCTCGATGTTTTGCGCAAGTTAGGGACTCGCCGCGCGATTGCCAGCGCGATTGTGCCTGCCCTTGCGCTGGCGCTGGCCGTTCCGGCCGCCGCGCAGTTCCAGTCGGAAGGCTACCAGTTCCTCGAAGCGGTCAAGGAACGTGACGGCGACAAGGCAACCGACATGCTGTCCAAGCCGGGCACCCAGATCGTCAACGCCCGCGACATCACCAGCGGCGATACCGGCCTGCATGTGGTGGTGGCGCGCAGCGATGTCTTGTGGATTCGCTTCCTGCTGCAACGCGGGGCCGATCCGAACATCCGCAACAAGAAGGGCATCACCCCGCTCCAGCTGGCAACCGCGATGGGCTTTGCCGACGGGGTGGAGGCGCTGATCAAGGGCGGGGCGACCGTCAATGTGTCTGACCAGACGGGCGAAACGCCGCTGATCGCCGCCGTGCACGCGCGCAACGTGGCGATGGTGCGGCTGCTGCTGGAAAAGGGTGCAGACCCCGATCACAATGACAACTCGGGCCGGTCCGCGCGCGATTACGTGACATTGATGAGCAGCAACACGCTGATGCTGCAAGAATTCGAAAACGCCGACAAGAAGCGCGCGGCGGCGGGAACCAAGAAAGATTACGGGCCTTCTTTCTGA
- a CDS encoding SCO family protein: MNRINKPSATLSVAIAAALALAGCGATTPKEEPPLAGASIGGDFTLTNSKGETVRWGDFAGKYRIVYFGYAYCPDICPTDMQRVAQGLKVLKAQDPAKAAKITPIFISVDPERDTPAVVGEFTAAFSPDIVGLTGTPEQVAAAAKAFAVAYGKGETTEGGGYLVDHSTITFLFGPDGAPLATLPTDKGGEAVAAELDRWVN; the protein is encoded by the coding sequence ATGAACCGCATCAACAAGCCTTCCGCCACACTCTCCGTCGCAATTGCGGCTGCTCTGGCGCTTGCCGGGTGCGGCGCGACCACTCCGAAGGAAGAGCCGCCACTGGCAGGCGCGTCGATCGGGGGTGATTTCACGCTCACCAACAGCAAGGGTGAAACCGTGCGCTGGGGTGATTTTGCGGGCAAATACCGCATCGTCTATTTCGGCTACGCCTATTGCCCCGATATCTGCCCCACCGACATGCAGCGCGTGGCGCAGGGGCTGAAGGTGCTGAAGGCGCAGGACCCGGCCAAGGCGGCAAAGATCACGCCGATCTTCATCTCGGTCGATCCCGAACGCGATACGCCCGCGGTGGTGGGAGAATTCACCGCTGCCTTCTCCCCCGACATCGTCGGGCTGACCGGCACGCCCGAACAGGTCGCCGCCGCGGCCAAGGCCTTTGCGGTGGCTTACGGCAAGGGGGAAACCACCGAAGGCGGCGGCTACCTCGTCGATCATTCGACCATCACCTTCCTGTTCGGCCCCGATGGCGCGCCGCTTGCGACGCTGCCCACCGACAAGGGCGGCGAAGCGGTGGCGGCGGAACTGGACCGATGGGTGAACTGA
- a CDS encoding YcgN family cysteine cluster protein codes for MGELRERFWELPLGELTRPEWEALCDGCGRCCLHKLEDEDTGEVIDTNIACRLLDTRTAQCSDYRNRKAFVPDCLRLTLRIVEQVSWLPKTCAYRLRNEGRPLPDWHYLLSGDRDAVRRAGVSIVGRAVSEVDAGPIEHHITEWPRARGDWRKVDT; via the coding sequence ATGGGTGAACTGAGGGAGCGTTTCTGGGAGCTGCCCCTGGGCGAGCTGACCCGGCCCGAATGGGAAGCGCTGTGCGATGGCTGCGGCCGCTGCTGCCTGCACAAGCTGGAGGACGAGGACACCGGCGAGGTGATCGACACCAACATCGCCTGCCGCCTGCTCGACACCCGCACCGCGCAGTGCAGCGATTATCGCAACCGCAAGGCCTTCGTCCCCGATTGCCTGCGCCTGACGCTCAGGATCGTCGAACAGGTGAGCTGGCTGCCCAAGACCTGCGCCTACCGCCTGCGCAACGAGGGCCGTCCGCTCCCGGACTGGCACTACCTTCTCTCGGGCGACCGCGATGCGGTGCGACGGGCAGGCGTGTCGATCGTGGGACGCGCGGTCAGCGAAGTGGATGCCGGGCCGATCGAGCACCACATCACCGAATGGCCCCGCGCGCGTGGCGACTGGCGGAAGGTCGACACATGA